A region of Moorena producens PAL-8-15-08-1 DNA encodes the following proteins:
- a CDS encoding DUF4157 domain-containing protein has product MVRRQFVHRKHQEPQKKSDDSWILQRSAVRRVPTKTQESQKSKDSWILQRSAVHEVPAKNLRQPPDFVVRPNLRQPPDFVVRPNLRQPPDFVVKPNKGIQVDLTQIPVRNYSETPFQPRMRSHLQVQQLVTKDGSAKQQEEGRSDIETPVQRQEDKRETENKTGLPDHLKEGIERLSGYNLSGVRVNYNSPKPAQLNAHAYTQGQSIEVAPGQERHVPHEAWHVVQQMQGRVKEEFKMNGVKVNGNRELEREADAMGGRAEKSKLKLHRSTEGKKQRRFPTSRNIRNFKTRMTKICKKDNSDNQEQLIVQRVNIGDKEIKSNSTIEDIKSALKWNGFQIGLNNNALNKNEWKELLNELNELIDKQNQEKEELLNTIIEDIEWIIQGLEDKEGQDENFDKQEQDEELDDVDEFDNEKFKNKMAAIVNKFGWDAFPEETKKLQLLGVHQTDPKNVTSLVENGPDQTRIGQGHGSGKGEGFYVTPVKKKQNLLKQVTAMDYGEGLVAVYVPKTFEELLLITTLGQNVDEMEQDEDKDSWDYYITEKRGEIIIPPRNFEKVKIVIDPKVLEFKQKNQNKKK; this is encoded by the coding sequence ATGGTACGTCGTCAATTTGTTCACAGAAAACATCAGGAACCTCAAAAAAAATCAGACGATAGTTGGATACTGCAACGGAGTGCCGTGCGTAGAGTTCCTACAAAAACTCAGGAATCTCAGAAATCAAAAGACAGTTGGATACTGCAACGAAGTGCTGTGCATGAGGTTCCCGCAAAAAATTTGAGGCAACCACCAGATTTCGTAGTCAGACCAAATTTGAGGCAACCACCAGATTTCGTAGTCAGACCAAATTTGAGGCAACCACCAGATTTCGTAGTCAAACCAAATAAGGGAATTCAAGTGGATTTGACACAGATACCAGTGAGGAATTATTCTGAAACACCTTTTCAACCAAGAATGCGATCGCATTTACAAGTGCAACAGCTTGTGACTAAGGATGGGTCAGCAAAACAACAAGAGGAAGGAAGGAGTGATATAGAAACCCCGGTTCAGCGTCAGGAGGACAAAAGGGAAACGGAAAACAAGACTGGATTACCAGACCATCTCAAGGAAGGAATAGAAAGGCTATCTGGTTATAACCTCTCAGGGGTACGTGTGAACTACAATTCGCCTAAACCAGCCCAATTAAATGCCCATGCGTATACGCAGGGTCAGTCGATTGAAGTAGCGCCTGGACAGGAGCGACACGTACCTCATGAAGCGTGGCATGTTGTTCAGCAGATGCAAGGCCGTGTGAAAGAAGAATTTAAGATGAATGGGGTTAAAGTCAATGGTAATCGGGAGTTAGAACGAGAGGCCGATGCAATGGGGGGAAGGGCTGAAAAAAGCAAATTAAAATTACATAGGAGTACGGAAGGAAAAAAGCAAAGAAGGTTCCCAACATCGAGAAATATTAGGAATTTCAAAACCAGAATGACTAAAATTTGTAAAAAAGACAATAGTGACAACCAGGAGCAATTGATAGTACAAAGAGTTAACATAGGAGATAAAGAGATAAAAAGTAACTCAACAATAGAGGATATTAAATCTGCATTAAAGTGGAATGGCTTTCAAATAGGACTAAATAATAACGCACTAAATAAAAACGAGTGGAAAGAACTACTTAATGAACTTAATGAACTAATCGATAAACAAAATCAGGAAAAAGAAGAGTTGCTAAACACAATCATTGAGGATATAGAATGGATTATACAAGGGTTAGAGGATAAAGAAGGGCAAGATGAAAACTTTGATAAACAAGAGCAAGATGAAGAATTAGATGACGTTGATGAATTTGACAACGAAAAATTTAAAAATAAAATGGCAGCTATTGTCAACAAATTTGGGTGGGATGCTTTTCCAGAGGAAACAAAAAAATTGCAATTATTAGGTGTTCACCAAACAGACCCAAAAAATGTAACAAGTCTGGTTGAAAATGGACCAGATCAGACTCGTATAGGTCAGGGTCACGGCTCTGGAAAAGGAGAGGGTTTTTATGTAACCCCTGTCAAGAAAAAACAAAACTTGCTTAAACAGGTAACAGCAATGGACTACGGCGAAGGACTTGTTGCCGTCTATGTTCCTAAAACATTCGAGGAACTGCTATTAATAACAACCTTAGGACAAAATGTAGACGAGATGGAACAAGATGAGGACAAAGATTCTTGGGACTATTATATAACAGAAAAAAGAGGCGAAATAATTATCCCTCCGAGAAACTTCGAAAAAGTCAAAATTGTGATAGATCCAAAAGTATTGGAATTTAAACAAAAAAACCAAAACAAAAAAAAGTAA
- a CDS encoding DUF4351 domain-containing protein translates to MTYDSTLKYLVEQYPQAFTRWLFNQEPAENIEILNTELSTEPIRADALFFVRVADAILHLEFQTLPQSEPPLPLRMLDYWVRLYRQYRCDIEQVIIFLKPSRLAGVFVNQFTERNLSFRYRVIRIWECDPQPLLTTPGLLPLAVLAQTEVPETLLSQVAARIDMIEDRQQQRNLSACVQLLAGVKFDEQLIQAYFREDMMQESVVYQRIIRQGLEQGLEQGLEQGLKQGLKQGLEQGLGQGLEQGKRNELNLIKRLLSRRLGEINPQLQNQIEELSFDQLEDLGEALLDFDTEVDLTNWLNQFTDK, encoded by the coding sequence ATGACTTACGACAGCACCCTAAAATATTTGGTTGAACAATATCCTCAAGCCTTTACCCGTTGGTTGTTTAACCAAGAACCAGCAGAGAATATCGAAATTCTCAACACCGAATTAAGCACAGAACCAATTCGGGCAGATGCCTTGTTTTTTGTGCGAGTTGCTGATGCTATTTTGCATCTGGAATTTCAAACCCTACCCCAATCTGAACCTCCCTTACCCCTGCGGATGCTCGATTATTGGGTCAGGTTGTATCGCCAGTACCGCTGTGATATTGAACAAGTAATAATTTTTCTGAAACCAAGCCGATTAGCCGGAGTATTTGTAAATCAATTTACCGAGAGGAACCTATCCTTCCGCTATCGGGTAATTCGGATTTGGGAATGTGATCCACAACCATTACTTACCACCCCAGGGTTACTACCCTTGGCCGTGTTAGCACAAACTGAAGTGCCAGAAACCTTGCTATCCCAAGTAGCAGCCAGAATCGATATGATTGAAGATAGACAACAACAGCGTAACTTATCTGCTTGCGTGCAACTGTTGGCTGGGGTGAAATTTGATGAACAGTTAATTCAAGCTTATTTTCGGGAGGATATGATGCAGGAGTCAGTAGTTTATCAACGAATTATTCGCCAAGGATTAGAACAAGGATTAGAACAAGGATTAGAACAAGGATTAAAACAGGGATTAAAACAAGGATTAGAACAAGGATTAGGACAGGGATTAGAACAAGGAAAGCGCAATGAGCTTAATTTAATTAAGCGTCTACTTAGCCGTCGCCTAGGTGAAATCAATCCCCAATTACAAAATCAAATTGAGGAATTATCCTTTGACCAGTTGGAGGATTTAGGAGAAGCGTTATTAGATTTTGATACCGAAGTGGATTTGACCAATTGGTTGAACCAGTTCACGGATAAGTAA
- a CDS encoding GUN4 domain-containing protein: MKIKIVIITIITAFFITIKYRVFFSYSLFPVPCSLFPVPYSLLPTPYSLLPKLMTNLKIDYTHLKTLLMKVQWKAADVETNKIVLSIAKTLRQQQKVSKKDQEWLQGLNYLRESDLLEFPCEDLLTLNQLWEQYSQGHFGFRIQSQLWQQVSQDYNQFADLVGWRKGDADSWHSYSQLTFSLDAPKGHLPAAIFYAEESPIGWAATIKNRCDECFL; encoded by the coding sequence TTGAAAATTAAAATTGTAATAATTACAATTATTACAGCATTTTTCATAACTATAAAGTACAGAGTATTTTTTTCCTATTCCCTGTTCCCTGTTCCCTGTTCCCTGTTCCCTGTTCCCTACTCCCTACTCCCTACTCCCTATTCCCTACTCCCTAAACTTATGACTAATCTAAAAATAGACTACACTCACCTTAAGACTTTATTGATGAAAGTGCAGTGGAAAGCTGCTGATGTGGAAACCAATAAAATTGTATTATCCATAGCTAAAACCCTTAGACAACAGCAGAAGGTTAGTAAAAAAGACCAAGAATGGCTTCAAGGGTTAAATTATCTCAGAGAATCAGACTTACTAGAGTTTCCCTGTGAGGATTTGCTAACACTAAATCAGCTTTGGGAGCAGTATAGTCAAGGTCATTTTGGATTTAGAATACAATCTCAACTTTGGCAGCAAGTTAGTCAAGATTATAATCAATTCGCCGATCTAGTGGGATGGCGCAAGGGTGATGCCGATTCTTGGCATTCTTATTCTCAGTTAACCTTTAGTTTAGACGCTCCTAAAGGTCATTTACCTGCTGCGATATTTTATGCCGAAGAATCCCCTATTGGTTGGGCAGCAACTATTAAAAATAGATGTGATGAATGTTTTTTATAG
- a CDS encoding M61 family metallopeptidase: MTEARTIFRSSTATSTLAIHYHVAMPQPQSHLFEVTLQVEGWEAPLLDLKMPVWTPGSYLVREYARHLQDFSADNGNPTQSLPWRKLAKNHWLVETGDASAITVRYRIFANELTVRTNHLDASHGYFNGAALFFFIPGFEQHPCQVTIAPPHPDWRVTTPLPAVSGKFNTFEARDFDTLVDSPFEIGDHKLYDFEVLGKPHQLAIWGEGNADPKRIIEDTTKIIKVEAELFGGLPYDHYLFLLYLTASGFGGLEHKDSCSLIYLRFGFRAKDKYNRFLQLVAHEFFHLWNVKRIRPLALETFDYEKENYTTSLWFSEGTTSYYDLLIPQRAGIYDAKTLLENLSKEITRFLTTPGRKVQPLDESSFDAWIKLYRRDANSDNNQISYYLKGEMVSLLLDLLIRERHGNKRSLDDVIRIMWEQFGKGEIGFTPQQLREVIESVAELDLSNFFSKTIEGKGELPFNEYLKPFGLQVVAVDEDSVPYLGVKVRTDNGQDWIQFVEMDSPAAVAGVDAGDQLLAIDGLRVKGDQLCDRLKDYQAGDVIELSVFHQDQLVTLPITLGKSQPSRYQVMPVKNPTNVQQQNFSGWLGASLVKMS, translated from the coding sequence ATGACTGAAGCAAGAACTATTTTTCGGAGCAGCACAGCCACTAGTACCCTAGCTATTCACTACCATGTCGCTATGCCTCAGCCTCAATCCCATCTGTTTGAGGTAACGTTACAAGTGGAAGGCTGGGAAGCCCCTTTGTTAGATTTAAAGATGCCCGTTTGGACTCCAGGCTCTTACTTAGTGCGGGAGTATGCTCGACATTTACAAGATTTCTCTGCGGATAACGGTAATCCTACCCAGTCTTTACCGTGGCGGAAACTGGCCAAGAATCATTGGCTAGTGGAAACTGGTGATGCGTCGGCTATCACTGTGCGTTATCGTATCTTTGCTAATGAATTAACGGTACGCACTAATCACCTAGATGCTAGCCACGGCTATTTTAATGGTGCTGCTCTGTTCTTCTTCATCCCAGGATTTGAACAACACCCTTGCCAGGTTACTATCGCGCCACCTCATCCCGATTGGCGGGTGACTACACCTTTACCAGCAGTGTCAGGCAAATTTAATACCTTTGAGGCAAGGGATTTTGATACCTTAGTCGATAGTCCCTTTGAAATTGGTGATCATAAGCTCTATGACTTTGAGGTTTTGGGCAAACCCCATCAATTGGCCATCTGGGGAGAGGGGAATGCTGACCCAAAGCGGATTATTGAGGATACTACAAAGATTATCAAGGTAGAAGCTGAGCTGTTTGGGGGTTTACCTTATGACCACTATTTGTTCTTGCTTTATCTAACGGCTAGTGGCTTTGGGGGACTGGAACATAAGGATAGTTGTTCGTTAATTTACTTGCGCTTTGGTTTTCGGGCAAAGGATAAGTACAATCGCTTCTTGCAACTGGTGGCTCATGAGTTCTTTCACTTGTGGAATGTTAAGCGGATTCGACCATTAGCCCTAGAAACCTTTGACTATGAAAAGGAAAATTATACGACATCGTTGTGGTTTTCTGAGGGAACAACCAGTTACTATGACTTATTAATTCCCCAACGAGCCGGTATCTATGATGCTAAGACGTTGTTAGAGAATTTGAGTAAAGAAATTACTCGGTTTTTAACTACACCAGGACGTAAGGTGCAGCCACTGGATGAGTCGAGTTTTGATGCTTGGATTAAGCTTTATCGACGGGATGCTAACAGTGATAATAACCAAATTTCCTATTATTTGAAAGGGGAAATGGTGTCATTATTGCTGGATTTGTTAATCCGGGAGCGCCATGGAAATAAGCGATCCCTTGATGATGTGATAAGAATTATGTGGGAGCAGTTTGGTAAAGGGGAAATTGGCTTTACTCCTCAACAACTGCGAGAGGTAATAGAATCGGTAGCAGAGCTAGATTTAAGTAATTTCTTCTCGAAGACTATTGAGGGTAAGGGGGAATTGCCCTTCAATGAGTATCTCAAACCCTTTGGCTTACAAGTGGTGGCTGTGGATGAAGACTCTGTGCCTTACTTGGGGGTGAAGGTGAGAACTGACAATGGTCAGGACTGGATCCAGTTTGTGGAGATGGATTCTCCTGCGGCAGTGGCAGGAGTGGATGCTGGTGATCAGTTACTGGCTATTGATGGGTTGCGAGTCAAGGGGGATCAATTATGCGATCGCTTAAAAGATTACCAAGCTGGTGATGTGATCGAGCTTAGTGTATTCCATCAGGATCAATTGGTCACTCTACCGATTACATTAGGCAAATCTCAACCCAGTCGTTACCAAGTGATGCCAGTGAAAAATCCTACCAATGTCCAGCAGCAGAATTTTTCTGGGTGGTTAGGGGCATCTTTGGTCAAGATGAGTTGA
- a CDS encoding ABC transporter ATP-binding protein — protein MSPILDLRNLETCFFTPAGTVHAVNGISFQVNQGETLGIVGESGSGKSITALSIMGLIPSPPGKITNGEVIFEGRDLRKLSEGKMRNIRGNRIAMIFQDPMTSLNPVLKVERQITEALRLHQGMSREQGRSRAIELLELVGIPGAAERISNYPHQFSGGMRQRVMIAMGLACNPQLLIADEPTTALDVTIQAQIVELVKKLRQEIGMAVIWITHDLALLAGLADRILVMYAGQVVEQASVMEIYKNPRHPYTIGLLNSIPRLDEQRQERLQTIEGLPPDLTNYPQGCPFAARCPFVIDKCWQNDPTLELVSVDHEVACWVKTELNRGVVN, from the coding sequence TTGTCACCAATCCTAGACCTTCGTAATCTAGAAACATGCTTTTTCACCCCAGCTGGTACTGTCCATGCTGTCAATGGTATTTCCTTCCAGGTCAATCAAGGGGAAACCCTAGGGATAGTTGGTGAATCCGGTTCTGGTAAAAGCATCACCGCCCTGTCGATTATGGGACTAATCCCGTCTCCTCCTGGAAAGATTACCAATGGTGAAGTCATTTTTGAAGGGCGTGACCTCCGAAAGCTTAGTGAGGGGAAAATGCGGAACATCCGGGGTAACCGTATCGCGATGATTTTTCAAGACCCCATGACTTCCCTTAACCCAGTACTAAAGGTAGAAAGGCAAATTACTGAAGCGCTACGGTTACACCAAGGGATGAGCCGAGAGCAAGGACGATCTAGGGCGATTGAACTCTTAGAATTAGTGGGAATTCCTGGTGCAGCGGAACGGATTAGTAACTATCCCCACCAATTTTCTGGAGGGATGCGCCAGCGAGTCATGATTGCCATGGGATTAGCCTGTAATCCGCAGTTGCTGATTGCGGATGAACCTACCACTGCTTTGGATGTGACCATCCAAGCCCAAATTGTAGAATTAGTCAAGAAACTGCGCCAGGAAATTGGGATGGCCGTGATTTGGATTACCCATGATTTGGCGCTATTGGCGGGATTAGCGGATCGGATTTTAGTGATGTATGCCGGTCAAGTCGTAGAACAAGCATCGGTGATGGAAATCTATAAAAATCCTCGCCATCCCTATACTATTGGTTTACTCAACAGTATTCCCCGTCTGGATGAACAGCGCCAAGAGCGTTTGCAGACCATTGAAGGGTTACCACCAGATTTAACAAATTATCCCCAAGGTTGTCCCTTTGCGGCTCGTTGTCCTTTCGTGATTGATAAATGTTGGCAGAACGATCCCACCTTGGAATTAGTAAGTGTTGACCATGAAGTGGCTTGTTGGGTAAAGACAGAGCTGAATAGGGGCGTTGTTAATTGA
- a CDS encoding exosortase, PEP-CTERM interaction domain protein, producing the protein MTSKLAIALIAISVFELSAQEVSAASITPINLDDLTLGATITGPVGPTVDASLINGDGNSLGDLTSSVSCPVGFLTCVPPQNPSGTIYTYIHKVTPGVDFPNDPPFPQPDGLLSFDDVNQFGLEFKAEGFTGVAGYSFGEAKQALGSSGEFSIKLDEDGSLVWSVVGGSDWSTNFDTPETISFFWQTTQPPIGPFGTFTAKNDTQSGTGNGPLPLAVPVPEPMSSQGLLALGFLGLGLVVKRAIGSSLF; encoded by the coding sequence ATGACTAGTAAATTAGCGATCGCATTGATCGCAATTAGCGTTTTTGAGCTTTCGGCACAAGAGGTTAGTGCTGCGTCGATTACCCCAATCAACCTTGACGATCTCACCCTGGGAGCAACCATCACAGGACCTGTGGGTCCGACAGTAGATGCATCCCTAATTAATGGTGACGGAAACAGTCTGGGAGACTTGACCAGTAGCGTTTCTTGTCCTGTTGGTTTTCTGACTTGTGTGCCGCCCCAAAATCCATCGGGAACAATCTACACTTATATACACAAAGTTACTCCTGGTGTGGACTTTCCTAACGATCCCCCCTTCCCTCAACCGGATGGTTTACTTAGCTTTGATGATGTCAATCAGTTCGGGTTGGAGTTCAAAGCTGAAGGCTTTACAGGGGTTGCGGGCTATAGCTTTGGGGAAGCGAAGCAGGCACTCGGTTCCAGTGGGGAGTTTTCAATCAAGCTTGATGAAGATGGCAGTCTAGTCTGGAGCGTTGTCGGTGGATCAGATTGGAGTACTAATTTCGACACTCCAGAAACGATTTCTTTCTTTTGGCAAACCACACAACCTCCCATTGGTCCATTTGGGACCTTCACCGCTAAGAACGATACCCAATCCGGGACAGGTAATGGTCCACTGCCTCTAGCAGTGCCAGTGCCTGAGCCGATGTCATCTCAGGGTCTACTGGCTCTGGGCTTTCTGGGTCTAGGATTAGTGGTTAAGAGGGCTATCGGCTCTAGTCTCTTTTAA
- a CDS encoding Uma2 family endonuclease translates to MLQALPTFITVDQFIIQYGDKEGYELIDGELIDIEATGHHEEVAGFVGRKLNVEIDRGYPDYVIPYRCLIKILGTQTAFRPDVIVLYRTRLVNEPLWQKEPVITLGNSIKLVVEVVSTNWQNDYARKVEDSAILGVPEYWIVDYLGIGGRDYIGKPKQPTITICTLVDDEYQKQLFRNNDGLVSKVFPDLSLTANHIFASSQR, encoded by the coding sequence ATGCTTCAAGCTTTACCAACATTTATAACTGTTGATCAGTTTATAATCCAGTATGGTGACAAAGAAGGCTATGAACTAATTGATGGGGAACTAATTGACATAGAAGCTACTGGACATCATGAGGAAGTAGCAGGGTTTGTGGGGCGAAAGTTAAATGTGGAGATTGACCGAGGATACCCAGATTATGTTATTCCCTACCGATGTCTGATCAAAATTTTAGGAACCCAAACAGCTTTTCGTCCTGATGTGATTGTATTATATAGAACTCGGCTCGTAAATGAACCATTATGGCAAAAAGAGCCTGTGATTACGTTGGGAAACTCAATCAAGCTTGTTGTTGAAGTTGTTAGCACAAACTGGCAGAACGATTATGCTCGTAAGGTTGAAGATTCTGCCATACTAGGTGTGCCTGAATACTGGATTGTAGATTATCTGGGCATTGGTGGTAGAGATTATATTGGTAAACCTAAACAACCAACAATTACAATTTGCACTTTAGTAGATGATGAGTATCAAAAACAATTATTCCGAAATAATGATGGTCTTGTTTCCAAAGTCTTTCCGGATCTTAGTTTAACGGCTAACCATATTTTTGCATCCAGTCAACGATAA